A region of Bacteroidota bacterium DNA encodes the following proteins:
- a CDS encoding RsmD family RNA methyltransferase: MRIISGSHKGRILKADRSFEARPTTDFAKEALFDILNNYFDFENLRILDLFAGTGGISYEFASRGAIAIDAVEINERYASFIRKTVQELDFKVIRIFKENAFTFIKRCQVNYDIIFADPPYDMEEVKTIPDLIFAHDMLGKSGWLIVEHSKQVDFKNHPNYVETRKYGAVHFSFFRKEK, from the coding sequence ATGCGTATAATCAGCGGCTCACACAAAGGTCGAATTTTAAAGGCAGACAGGAGTTTTGAAGCACGTCCCACTACCGATTTTGCAAAAGAAGCCCTTTTTGATATCCTGAACAATTATTTTGATTTTGAAAATCTAAGGATATTGGATCTTTTTGCCGGCACAGGAGGAATCAGTTATGAGTTTGCCTCCAGAGGAGCAATAGCAATTGATGCAGTGGAAATAAACGAGAGATATGCGTCTTTTATCCGTAAAACCGTACAAGAACTCGACTTCAAGGTTATCCGGATATTTAAGGAGAATGCCTTTACCTTTATCAAACGCTGTCAGGTAAATTATGATATCATTTTTGCAGACCCTCCCTATGACATGGAAGAGGTAAAAACCATCCCCGACTTGATTTTCGCACACGATATGCTGGGAAAAAGTGGCTGGTTAATTGTAGAACATTCCAAACAGGTGGATTTCAAAAATCATCCCAATTACGTGGAAACCAGGAAATATGGGGCAGTTCATTTCAGTTTTTTCAGAAAAGAGAAATAA
- a CDS encoding DUF3822 family protein yields the protein MQNISALDETLDVNASLSYHLSIQANPDGFSFCVLDLIRAKYIVLKHFNFSQGISQEEALNEIRHIFNAEELLGKKFKSVYFIMTTPRITLVPAALFNEENAAVCLSISHIVEKSDEVLYKRLKGMDAYAIFAMPSAWKQLILEKFPNAEFFQQSIPFIDNVFEKNKWIFRPKVYINFQSGFFDITVLNMNKLKLYNCFPFQNGNDVIYHLMNIYKRFNMNPEEVAVVLSGDISKNSPVFNLLTKYIRDIRFDKPGDQFIYSYTFKKFDPYIFLNLLNLYTCV from the coding sequence ATGCAAAACATTTCAGCTTTGGACGAGACCCTTGATGTTAACGCATCATTGTCTTACCATTTGTCTATTCAAGCAAACCCAGACGGATTTTCGTTTTGTGTATTGGATTTGATAAGAGCCAAATATATTGTACTTAAGCATTTCAACTTTTCGCAGGGTATCTCCCAGGAGGAAGCCCTAAACGAAATTCGCCATATCTTCAATGCAGAAGAGTTGCTGGGCAAAAAATTCAAATCGGTATATTTTATAATGACTACCCCCAGGATCACCCTGGTACCTGCCGCCCTTTTTAACGAAGAAAATGCTGCAGTCTGCTTAAGTATCAGCCATATCGTTGAAAAATCGGATGAGGTACTCTATAAAAGACTGAAAGGTATGGATGCCTATGCAATTTTTGCCATGCCTTCTGCCTGGAAACAACTTATACTTGAAAAATTTCCCAATGCTGAATTTTTCCAGCAAAGCATACCTTTTATAGATAATGTCTTTGAAAAGAACAAATGGATCTTCAGGCCCAAAGTATATATTAATTTTCAGTCCGGCTTTTTCGACATCACCGTTCTAAACATGAACAAGTTGAAATTATATAATTGTTTTCCCTTTCAAAATGGCAATGATGTGATCTATCACCTGATGAATATTTACAAAAGGTTTAACATGAATCCGGAAGAAGTAGCAGTTGTACTTTCAGGGGATATTTCGAAAAATTCACCGGTTTTTAACCTGCTCACAAAGTACATACGAGATATTCGATTTGATAAGCCGGGAGATCAATTCATTTACAGTTACACATTTAAAAAATTTGACCCCTATATTTTTCTGAATTTATTAAACTTATATACATGCGTATAA